A single region of the Cereibacter sphaeroides 2.4.1 genome encodes:
- a CDS encoding head-tail connector protein has product MAAQSPLALLTAQLNLDPDTAIAEADLMSHKLAVAEAWIAGHVGDAFNSACPAHVEAALMLAAHLYEQREAVAFGVSAEAVPFGVRDLLAPFREQVTGHVGNL; this is encoded by the coding sequence GTGGCTGCGCAGTCTCCCCTCGCGCTGCTGACGGCGCAACTGAACCTTGATCCTGACACGGCAATAGCCGAGGCGGATCTTATGTCGCACAAGCTGGCCGTGGCCGAGGCATGGATTGCCGGGCATGTCGGCGATGCTTTCAACTCGGCATGTCCTGCCCATGTCGAAGCCGCGCTGATGCTGGCGGCGCATCTTTATGAACAGCGTGAGGCTGTTGCTTTCGGCGTCTCTGCCGAGGCCGTGCCGTTCGGCGTTCGCGATCTTCTGGCGCCTTTCCGGGAACAGGTGACGGGCCATGTCGGCAACCTCTGA
- a CDS encoding HK97-gp10 family putative phage morphogenesis protein yields the protein MSATSDSSRRLAARLDQIPGDVLAELRPALVKAAEDVAAKMRALAPVDTGALRDSIAVTGPGQTTPAYASDGGRRTIPDNQAVVTVGSPAMRHGHLVEFGTVTMEAQPFTRPAWRIARPRILSRLSRAIGKAIRKAGSHA from the coding sequence ATGTCGGCAACCTCTGACAGCTCGCGCCGCTTGGCCGCGCGCCTCGACCAGATCCCCGGCGACGTGCTGGCCGAGCTGCGCCCGGCTCTGGTGAAGGCCGCCGAGGATGTGGCCGCGAAGATGCGCGCCCTCGCCCCGGTGGACACGGGCGCCTTGCGCGACAGCATCGCCGTCACCGGACCCGGCCAGACGACACCCGCCTATGCCAGCGACGGCGGGCGGCGCACCATCCCGGACAATCAGGCCGTGGTCACGGTCGGCTCGCCCGCCATGCGCCACGGGCACCTTGTCGAGTTCGGCACCGTGACGATGGAGGCGCAACCCTTCACGCGTCCGGCGTGGCGGATCGCCCGGCCGAGGATACTTAGCCGCCTGTCGCGCGCCATCGGCAAGGCGATCCGAAAGGCGGGCAGCCATGCTTGA
- a CDS encoding phage head closure protein — MRSAALRHLIQIQRKTELVDPSGEVVTLWGAVAVAHAELVQRTDRESATGFGESEAAHVTFRIRWRAGITTGDRIVTGDGRTFDIREVAEIGRRRGLELKAVAA; from the coding sequence ATGCGCAGCGCAGCCCTGCGCCATCTGATCCAGATCCAACGCAAGACCGAGCTGGTGGACCCGTCCGGCGAGGTTGTGACCCTCTGGGGTGCCGTGGCCGTGGCCCACGCCGAGCTGGTGCAGCGCACCGACCGCGAGAGCGCGACCGGCTTCGGCGAGTCCGAGGCCGCGCATGTGACGTTCCGCATCCGCTGGCGGGCGGGCATCACCACGGGCGACCGGATCGTGACGGGCGACGGCCGGACCTTCGACATTCGCGAGGTGGCCGAGATCGGCCGCCGGCGAGGTCTTGAGCTGAAGGCGGTGGCGGCATGA
- a CDS encoding phage major capsid protein produces MSDRIEIKAALTVEETGEITGLAWPFGTPDRVGDVIEKGAFTGPAELPMLFAHDQTQVIGVWDQIAETPEGLTVKGRLLVQDVERAREVRAMIRAGAVSGLSIGFETEAAKPRARGRSISKLRLLEVSVVAVPCHPGAQIHSIKAADDTAEPCTEGKTPVENEDQTTPANAPEIDTKAFDALKQRLDQLEAKANRPGVTTTGPAPSAEAKAFGGYVRRGVERMDPADTKSLTVSTAANGGYLAPKEFGDELFKNLIEFSPIRKYARVVQISAPEITYPKRVTGTSATWVSEVGDRTGSEPSFDQVTLTPHELATFTDISNALLEDNAYNLEGELMADFAESFGRAESAAFVNGDGVGKPKGIMAAAGIATLSGGAGTITVASLIEAYHAIPTVYAQNAVWVMNRTTLAKLRTYFNGMGEPLLLDSISEKAPTTLLGRPVVEAPDMPNMTAGATPILFGDLSGYRIVDRVGLAIMRDPFSLATKGQVRFHARKRVGADLTHPDRFVKLKVAA; encoded by the coding sequence ATGAGCGACCGTATCGAGATCAAGGCGGCGCTGACCGTCGAAGAGACCGGCGAGATCACCGGCCTTGCCTGGCCCTTCGGAACCCCCGACCGCGTGGGCGACGTGATCGAGAAGGGCGCCTTCACCGGCCCGGCCGAGTTGCCGATGCTGTTCGCGCATGATCAGACGCAGGTGATCGGCGTCTGGGACCAGATCGCCGAGACGCCCGAGGGCCTGACCGTGAAGGGCCGCCTTCTCGTGCAGGACGTGGAACGCGCCCGCGAGGTCCGCGCCATGATCCGCGCAGGCGCCGTCTCGGGCCTCTCCATCGGCTTCGAGACCGAGGCCGCCAAGCCCCGCGCCCGTGGCCGCTCCATCTCGAAGCTGAGGCTTCTCGAAGTCTCCGTTGTCGCCGTCCCGTGTCATCCGGGCGCGCAGATCCATTCCATCAAGGCCGCAGATGACACGGCAGAACCATGCACCGAAGGAAAGACCCCCGTGGAGAACGAAGACCAGACCACCCCGGCCAACGCGCCGGAGATCGACACCAAGGCGTTCGACGCGCTGAAGCAGCGCCTCGACCAGCTCGAAGCAAAGGCCAACCGCCCCGGCGTCACGACGACCGGCCCGGCCCCGAGCGCCGAAGCGAAGGCCTTCGGCGGCTATGTCCGGCGCGGCGTGGAGCGGATGGACCCCGCTGACACCAAGTCGCTGACCGTCTCGACCGCCGCGAACGGCGGCTACCTCGCGCCGAAGGAGTTCGGCGACGAGCTGTTCAAGAACCTGATCGAGTTCAGCCCGATCCGCAAGTATGCCCGCGTCGTCCAGATCAGCGCGCCCGAGATCACCTATCCCAAGCGCGTCACCGGCACCTCGGCGACCTGGGTCTCGGAAGTCGGCGACCGCACCGGATCGGAACCGAGCTTCGATCAGGTCACGCTGACCCCGCACGAGCTGGCGACCTTCACCGACATCTCGAACGCACTTCTGGAAGACAACGCCTACAATCTCGAAGGCGAGCTGATGGCCGACTTCGCCGAGAGCTTCGGGCGCGCCGAGAGCGCGGCCTTCGTCAACGGCGACGGTGTGGGCAAGCCGAAGGGTATCATGGCGGCGGCGGGCATCGCGACCCTGAGCGGCGGTGCGGGCACGATCACCGTTGCATCGCTGATCGAAGCCTATCACGCGATCCCTACCGTCTATGCACAGAATGCTGTCTGGGTGATGAACCGCACCACGCTGGCCAAGCTGCGCACCTACTTCAACGGCATGGGCGAGCCGCTTCTCCTGGACAGCATCTCGGAGAAGGCCCCGACCACGCTTCTCGGCCGCCCCGTGGTCGAAGCGCCGGATATGCCGAACATGACGGCGGGCGCCACCCCGATCCTGTTCGGCGATCTGTCCGGCTACCGCATCGTGGATCGCGTGGGCCTCGCGATCATGCGCGACCCGTTCAGCCTCGCGACCAAGGGGCAGGTCCGCTTCCACGCCCGCAAGCGTGTGGGTGCCGACCTGACGCACCCCGACCGCTTCGTGAAGCTGAAGGTCGCGGCCTGA
- a CDS encoding phage tail tape measure protein, producing MDTGLPGLVVEIEARIDKLEKGLKRANAAQAKAANDMERRAKANADKISATYGKAGDGIAATFKRLALPFAGGLVGGIAGAGLTGIAERAHEVARGVAQIGDEAKRAGLSARAFQEWRFVAEQNRIGVDSLVDGFKELSLRADEFIVTGKGSAAEAFQRLGYTGEELARKLKDPSALMLEILGRLEQLDKAAQIRIADELFGGAGGERFVELLAQGEAGIRRTITEANALGIVMDDELIAKAAEVDRQFNLIATTVGTALKSAIVSAAASLADFIDGFREFQNQRDRTLQARQTEIMREKAEQAAGLDNLPAGRNGERGRAIINLRLRELDEEENQIIAELERRTEQTWRPKADTWTPPATGTGTSPGRTAGGARTSDDYGRAVQAITAETAALEAQGQALASASTTGKTYSDMLEYARQRAELLVAAQREGREITPALSAEIDRLAGAYATAGTSAEQAAERLRAVEAAGQRGAQALTSVFTGVLSGAMSAKEAVGQLVLQLAEMALQQRLIGMLAGAGSGSFLGTLGSFLTGGFAEGGYTGAGGKFEPAGIVHRGEFVFSKEATAKIGAGNLDRMHRHLKGYAAGGLVSDNAKIPLAPKLSKETSAHAPNITIAPTINVNATGGTSEANADLAKQIARETEGSMRALVRDEIGRQMRPGAMFNQGRR from the coding sequence ATGGACACCGGATTGCCCGGCCTTGTTGTCGAAATCGAAGCACGAATTGATAAGCTCGAAAAGGGCCTGAAGCGCGCCAACGCCGCGCAGGCGAAGGCCGCGAACGACATGGAGCGCCGGGCGAAGGCGAACGCTGACAAGATCAGCGCGACCTACGGCAAGGCGGGCGACGGCATCGCTGCTACATTCAAGCGGCTGGCCCTGCCCTTCGCGGGCGGCCTTGTAGGCGGGATCGCAGGCGCGGGCCTGACCGGCATCGCGGAGCGGGCGCACGAAGTCGCGCGGGGCGTGGCCCAGATCGGCGACGAGGCGAAGCGGGCGGGCCTGTCGGCGCGGGCGTTTCAGGAGTGGCGCTTCGTGGCCGAGCAGAACCGCATCGGCGTTGACAGCCTCGTGGACGGCTTCAAGGAGCTGTCGCTTCGCGCCGACGAGTTCATCGTCACCGGCAAGGGCAGCGCGGCCGAAGCCTTCCAGCGTCTCGGCTACACGGGCGAAGAGCTGGCCCGGAAGCTGAAAGACCCCTCGGCCCTGATGCTCGAAATCCTGGGGCGGCTCGAACAGCTCGACAAGGCCGCGCAGATCCGCATTGCCGACGAGCTGTTCGGCGGCGCGGGCGGCGAACGGTTTGTCGAGTTGCTGGCGCAGGGCGAAGCGGGCATCCGGCGCACCATCACCGAGGCGAACGCGCTGGGTATCGTGATGGACGACGAACTGATCGCCAAGGCCGCCGAGGTGGACAGGCAGTTCAACCTGATCGCGACCACGGTCGGGACCGCCCTGAAGTCCGCCATCGTCTCGGCGGCGGCGAGCCTTGCGGACTTCATTGACGGCTTCCGCGAGTTCCAGAACCAGCGCGACCGCACCTTGCAGGCCCGCCAGACCGAGATCATGCGCGAGAAGGCCGAGCAGGCCGCCGGACTGGACAACCTGCCCGCCGGGAGAAACGGCGAGCGGGGGCGCGCGATCATCAACCTGCGCCTGCGTGAGCTGGACGAGGAAGAAAACCAGATCATCGCCGAGCTGGAACGGCGCACCGAGCAGACGTGGCGGCCGAAGGCCGACACCTGGACCCCGCCCGCCACGGGCACCGGGACCAGCCCCGGCCGGACGGCAGGCGGCGCCCGCACGTCCGACGACTACGGCCGCGCGGTGCAGGCGATCACCGCCGAGACCGCCGCCCTCGAAGCGCAGGGGCAGGCGCTCGCCAGCGCCTCGACCACGGGCAAAACCTATAGCGACATGCTCGAATATGCGCGCCAGCGCGCCGAGCTTCTGGTCGCCGCGCAGCGCGAGGGCCGAGAGATCACGCCTGCCCTGTCGGCTGAGATCGACCGGCTCGCGGGAGCATATGCCACGGCCGGCACGAGCGCTGAGCAGGCCGCCGAGCGCCTGCGGGCCGTGGAGGCAGCCGGACAGCGCGGGGCGCAGGCTCTGACCAGCGTCTTCACGGGTGTGCTGTCTGGCGCCATGAGCGCGAAGGAGGCAGTCGGGCAGCTCGTGCTACAGCTCGCCGAGATGGCGCTTCAACAGCGCCTCATAGGAATGCTGGCCGGTGCAGGGTCCGGTTCCTTCCTCGGCACCCTCGGCAGCTTCCTGACCGGCGGCTTCGCTGAGGGCGGCTATACCGGCGCAGGCGGCAAATTTGAACCGGCCGGGATTGTCCATCGCGGCGAGTTTGTTTTTAGTAAGGAAGCAACCGCTAAAATCGGCGCCGGAAACCTTGATCGGATGCACCGGCATTTGAAGGGCTATGCCGCTGGCGGGCTTGTCAGTGACAACGCGAAGATCCCGCTCGCACCGAAACTCTCGAAAGAAACTTCGGCTCATGCACCGAATATCACCATTGCCCCGACGATCAATGTGAATGCCACGGGCGGCACCTCGGAAGCCAATGCGGATCTTGCAAAGCAGATCGCGCGGGAAACCGAAGGCTCCATGCGGGCGCTGGTGCGCGACGAGATCGGCCGGCAGATGCGCCCCGGCGCCATGTTTAATCAGGGCAGGCGCTGA
- a CDS encoding DUF192 domain-containing protein: MGSRSASASATGLSALALVLALLPGASRADCRPDAVELRTEAGSTMRFSVEIADTPAERSRGLMHRESLPRSSGMLFLFDAPHRASFWMRNTLIPLDMIFAGPDGTVKVVHSNAVPEDLTPISGGEGIQSVLEINGGLARALGIGPGTVLRHPGLDQSLAAWPCDEAPAKP, translated from the coding sequence ATGGGAAGTCGCAGCGCGTCAGCATCAGCAACCGGCCTGAGCGCTCTCGCGCTCGTGCTGGCGCTTCTGCCGGGTGCCTCCCGCGCGGACTGTCGCCCGGATGCGGTCGAGTTGCGCACCGAGGCTGGGTCCACGATGCGATTCTCGGTGGAAATCGCCGACACGCCGGCCGAGCGGTCGCGCGGGCTGATGCACCGCGAGAGCCTGCCGCGCTCGTCGGGGATGCTGTTCCTGTTCGACGCGCCGCACAGGGCGAGCTTCTGGATGCGCAACACGCTCATTCCGCTCGACATGATCTTCGCCGGGCCCGACGGCACGGTGAAGGTCGTCCATTCCAATGCGGTGCCCGAGGATCTCACGCCCATCTCGGGCGGGGAGGGGATCCAGAGCGTGCTCGAGATCAACGGCGGCCTCGCCCGTGCGCTCGGCATCGGCCCCGGCACCGTCCTGCGGCATCCGGGCCTCGACCAGTCCCTCGCCGCCTGGCCCTGCGACGAGGCGCCGGCGAAGCCCTGA
- a CDS encoding phage terminase small subunit P27 family: MTTATRGRKPTLNADRAPLARVPKAPSHLSPEAKAEWKRVLPRLVEDRIVTTADLGGVEDLCTARGIVRQIERERQAAGGVIDPKMFGVLNRAAQTARQLAAEYGLSPVSRSRIASTAAEDDDADNPLAVT, encoded by the coding sequence ATGACGACCGCGACCCGAGGCCGGAAGCCGACCCTGAACGCCGACCGGGCGCCGCTCGCGCGGGTGCCGAAGGCGCCGAGCCATCTGTCGCCCGAGGCCAAGGCCGAGTGGAAGCGCGTCCTGCCCCGGCTGGTGGAAGATCGGATCGTCACGACCGCCGACCTCGGCGGCGTCGAAGACCTCTGCACCGCGCGGGGCATCGTCCGGCAGATCGAGCGCGAGCGGCAGGCGGCCGGTGGCGTCATTGACCCAAAGATGTTCGGCGTCTTGAACCGGGCTGCGCAGACCGCCCGCCAGCTCGCGGCCGAATATGGCCTGTCGCCCGTGTCGCGCTCGCGGATCGCCAGCACCGCCGCCGAGGATGACGACGCCGACAACCCGCTCGCTGTGACCTGA
- a CDS encoding HNH endonuclease signature motif containing protein encodes MPRPPHLCTCGQLVPHGARCSCQIQRDRERKARFDQKRPSSRERGYTHEWRKARAEFLHQHPTCAFCGAPAGVVDHVIPHKGDMTLFWDRTNWQALCKPCHDRQKQMQERYNHIIS; translated from the coding sequence ATGCCCCGGCCCCCGCACCTCTGCACCTGCGGCCAGCTCGTGCCGCACGGCGCCCGCTGTTCCTGCCAGATCCAGCGCGACCGCGAGCGCAAGGCCCGCTTCGACCAGAAGCGCCCCTCGTCGCGCGAGCGCGGCTATACCCACGAGTGGCGCAAGGCCCGCGCCGAATTCCTGCACCAGCACCCCACCTGCGCCTTCTGCGGTGCGCCCGCTGGCGTGGTCGATCACGTCATCCCGCACAAGGGCGACATGACGCTGTTCTGGGATCGCACCAATTGGCAAGCCCTATGCAAACCCTGCCACGACCGCCAGAAGCAGATGCAGGAGCGATACAATCACATAATTAGTTGA
- a CDS encoding gene transfer agent family protein — protein sequence MIDAIKHVAFFGDRERTFALTDAMCAELEALTETGIGAIYLRTVAGAFRGQDVPEVIRLGLIGGGATPQEAARLVDTYARNRPMGEVYPLALDILETRWNGAETAA from the coding sequence ATGATCGACGCCATCAAGCACGTCGCCTTCTTCGGCGACCGCGAACGCACTTTCGCCCTGACCGACGCCATGTGCGCCGAGCTGGAAGCCCTGACCGAAACCGGGATCGGCGCCATCTACTTGCGCACCGTCGCGGGCGCCTTCCGGGGGCAGGACGTGCCCGAGGTGATCCGCCTCGGCCTGATCGGCGGCGGTGCGACCCCGCAAGAGGCCGCCCGGCTGGTCGATACCTACGCCCGCAACCGCCCGATGGGCGAGGTCTATCCGCTCGCCCTCGACATTCTCGAAACGCGTTGGAACGGCGCGGAGACGGCGGCATGA
- a CDS encoding terminase large subunit — translation MTKSSYPAWIYDGSAIPDPFGYGERAVKFLRLLKHPASTAPGRAFQLYPWQERIVRAIYGPRHPDGSRIVKTVFLLVPRGNRKTSLAAALALLHTLGPERVPAGQVIFAACDREQAGIGFREAANIIRADKRLVAATRIYDAHNSAKKIVFRAEDVTLSAISSDGGAQHGRTPAFTLIDELHAWKGRDLWEALKSGTAKVADSLTVIATTAGRGADTVAAEQYAYALAVARGEIVNPAFLPILFAPEPGDDWTDEATWHKVNPGLRHGFPSLEGLRTLAKEAEGRPSDAYAFRQFNLNEWMANSRDPLFDFDTYDARRFAEDLDELEGLPCWIGVDLSISGDLSAVVAAWKHPDGQISVKPWFWVPGDDLKVRADRDGVPYERWRDEGHLIATPGAIIDQSAVADQIRELCARFDAQEVAFDPHLARPMMQSLYDEGLPVVEMRQAPLTMGVAAGDLERVVNGRLIRHDGHPVLRNHLQNVCASRSESGLIRMHKVQRTSRIDGAVAAAMAVSRAVAADSRKSAYSDPEAEGLFVF, via the coding sequence ATGACGAAGAGCAGCTATCCGGCGTGGATCTATGACGGCAGCGCGATCCCCGACCCGTTCGGCTATGGCGAGCGGGCGGTGAAGTTCCTGCGCCTGCTGAAGCACCCGGCGAGCACCGCGCCGGGCCGGGCCTTCCAGCTCTACCCGTGGCAAGAGCGCATCGTCCGGGCGATCTACGGACCCCGGCACCCGGACGGCAGCCGGATCGTGAAGACGGTCTTCCTGCTGGTGCCGAGGGGCAACCGGAAGACCAGCCTCGCCGCCGCCCTGGCCCTTCTCCATACCCTCGGCCCCGAGCGCGTGCCCGCCGGGCAGGTGATCTTCGCCGCCTGCGACCGCGAGCAGGCGGGCATCGGCTTCCGCGAGGCCGCGAACATCATCCGCGCCGACAAGCGCCTCGTGGCGGCCACCCGGATCTATGACGCGCACAACTCGGCAAAGAAGATCGTCTTCCGCGCCGAGGATGTGACCCTCTCGGCGATCTCGTCGGATGGTGGCGCGCAGCATGGCCGGACCCCGGCCTTCACGTTGATTGACGAGCTGCACGCATGGAAGGGCCGCGACCTCTGGGAAGCCCTGAAGTCCGGCACCGCCAAGGTGGCCGACAGCCTGACCGTGATCGCCACCACGGCCGGGCGCGGCGCCGACACGGTCGCGGCGGAACAATATGCCTATGCCTTGGCCGTCGCGCGGGGCGAGATCGTGAACCCGGCCTTCTTGCCGATCTTGTTCGCGCCCGAGCCAGGCGACGACTGGACCGACGAAGCGACGTGGCACAAGGTCAACCCCGGCCTGCGCCACGGCTTCCCGAGCCTTGAGGGCCTGCGCACGCTGGCGAAGGAAGCCGAGGGCCGCCCGAGCGATGCCTACGCCTTCCGGCAGTTCAACTTGAACGAGTGGATGGCGAACAGCCGCGATCCGCTCTTCGACTTCGACACCTACGACGCCCGGCGCTTCGCCGAGGATCTGGACGAGCTTGAGGGCCTGCCCTGCTGGATCGGCGTTGACCTGTCCATCTCGGGCGACCTCTCGGCCGTGGTGGCGGCGTGGAAGCACCCGGACGGGCAGATCAGTGTCAAACCGTGGTTCTGGGTGCCCGGCGACGACCTCAAGGTCCGCGCCGACCGCGACGGCGTGCCTTACGAGCGATGGCGCGATGAAGGGCACCTGATCGCCACGCCCGGCGCGATCATCGACCAGAGCGCCGTGGCCGACCAGATCCGCGAGCTATGCGCCCGCTTCGACGCGCAGGAAGTCGCCTTCGACCCGCACCTTGCCCGGCCGATGATGCAGAGCCTCTATGACGAGGGCCTGCCGGTGGTGGAGATGCGACAGGCGCCGCTGACTATGGGCGTTGCCGCTGGCGATCTTGAGCGCGTGGTGAACGGTCGCCTGATCCGCCACGACGGGCACCCGGTCCTGCGCAACCATCTTCAGAACGTGTGCGCCTCACGCAGCGAAAGCGGCCTGATCCGAATGCACAAGGTCCAGCGCACCAGCCGGATTGACGGCGCCGTTGCCGCTGCGATGGCGGTTTCGCGCGCCGTCGCCGCCGACAGCCGCAAGTCGGCTTACTCCGATCCCGAGGCCGAGGGCCTGTTTGTTTTCTGA
- a CDS encoding DUF3168 domain-containing protein has product MLDPALALQTAVRAALLDTPEVLALVPADHVRTGPVRPDRMPCVILKADQVQYLGRASGNQHVARIYMTLDVWALEDAGTARQIGTACMGALIDAPVIPGAFVVEWQRPSILWLRDPQPERAYTHGVVQLEAVIQWRD; this is encoded by the coding sequence ATGCTTGATCCCGCCCTGGCCCTTCAGACGGCGGTGCGCGCGGCGCTGCTGGACACGCCCGAAGTTCTGGCGCTGGTGCCTGCGGATCACGTCCGCACCGGCCCGGTGCGCCCCGACCGGATGCCCTGCGTCATCCTGAAGGCCGATCAGGTGCAATATCTCGGCCGGGCTTCGGGCAACCAGCACGTTGCGCGGATCTACATGACCTTGGACGTGTGGGCGCTGGAAGACGCGGGCACCGCCCGGCAGATCGGCACCGCCTGCATGGGCGCGCTGATCGACGCGCCTGTGATCCCCGGCGCCTTCGTGGTGGAGTGGCAGCGCCCTTCGATCCTCTGGCTTCGCGACCCGCAGCCCGAGCGCGCCTATACGCATGGCGTGGTGCAGCTCGAAGCCGTCATTCAGTGGAGGGACTGA